In one Bradyrhizobium cosmicum genomic region, the following are encoded:
- a CDS encoding MFS transporter, with translation MSTSVNAGGRLDRLPIGPFHRRIMLLIGIGMFFDGFDIYIAGTVLSVTLKTGFSTLAQNAAFISATFVGMMLGSFGTGFLGDRYGRRFTYQFNLLLFGIASLAAAFSPNMAFLIACRFVMGVGLGAENVVGYSTMTEFVPARTRGKWLGLTAVCVVTGLPVALLVASVLVPQFGWRSMFVLGGIGALVVWYMRKSLPESPRWLEAVGRTTEAEALMQAIEKEAAQGQPLPAPAAAIPAPVSPDLGTLFTAPLLSRMIVGAVCLITINTLLYGFVTWLPVFFVKQGLSVATSFGYSLLMALGAPIGAAIGALTADRWGRKPTIIGASLITVAFGILYPMISDPILLPAVGFALTVPIYVLVALLFGIYIPELFPTEVRLRASGIVNTLGRGATIVTPFLVVSLFESRGVAGVMALMIGLLVVQIVTVWALGIEPRHRSLEEMKTEETAAPVLKEAS, from the coding sequence ATGTCGACATCGGTGAACGCAGGCGGCCGTCTGGATCGGCTGCCGATCGGGCCATTCCATCGCCGCATCATGCTGCTGATCGGCATTGGAATGTTCTTCGACGGTTTCGACATCTACATCGCCGGGACCGTCCTCAGCGTCACCCTGAAGACGGGCTTTTCGACGCTTGCCCAGAACGCGGCCTTCATCTCTGCGACCTTCGTCGGCATGATGCTGGGGTCGTTCGGCACCGGCTTTCTCGGTGACCGCTACGGACGCCGCTTCACCTACCAATTCAATCTGCTCCTTTTCGGCATCGCTTCGCTCGCCGCGGCGTTCTCTCCGAACATGGCCTTCCTCATTGCCTGCCGCTTCGTGATGGGGGTCGGGCTCGGAGCCGAGAACGTCGTCGGCTATTCGACGATGACGGAGTTCGTGCCGGCGCGCACCCGCGGCAAATGGCTCGGCTTGACGGCCGTGTGCGTGGTGACGGGTCTGCCCGTCGCATTGCTGGTCGCGTCCGTGCTGGTACCGCAATTCGGCTGGCGCTCCATGTTCGTGCTCGGCGGCATCGGCGCGCTTGTCGTGTGGTACATGCGCAAGTCGCTGCCGGAATCGCCGCGCTGGCTGGAGGCCGTGGGACGCACCACCGAGGCGGAAGCGCTCATGCAGGCGATCGAAAAGGAGGCGGCCCAGGGGCAGCCCCTGCCCGCGCCTGCGGCCGCCATACCGGCGCCGGTGTCCCCCGATCTCGGCACGCTGTTCACTGCGCCCCTGCTGTCGCGGATGATCGTCGGCGCCGTCTGCCTGATCACGATCAACACCCTGCTGTATGGTTTCGTCACCTGGCTCCCCGTGTTCTTCGTCAAGCAGGGTCTCTCGGTCGCGACCTCGTTCGGCTATTCACTGCTGATGGCGCTCGGTGCACCGATCGGCGCGGCCATTGGTGCATTGACCGCCGACCGCTGGGGCCGGAAGCCGACCATCATCGGCGCGTCCCTGATCACGGTAGCATTCGGCATTCTCTATCCGATGATCTCGGATCCGATCCTGCTGCCGGCCGTCGGCTTTGCACTGACAGTGCCGATCTACGTGCTGGTCGCCCTGCTGTTCGGCATCTACATCCCGGAACTGTTTCCCACCGAAGTCCGCCTGCGTGCGTCCGGCATCGTCAACACGCTGGGACGCGGCGCGACGATCGTCACGCCATTCCTCGTGGTGTCGCTATTCGAGTCGCGCGGCGTGGCCGGGGTGATGGCGCTGATGATCGGACTGCTGGTGGTGCAGATCGTCACGGTCTGGGCGCTGGGGATCGAGCCGCGGCATCGCAGTCTCGAGGAGATGAAAACGGAGGAAACGGCAGCGCCGGTGCTCAAGGAAGCTTCCTGA
- a CDS encoding amidase → MTAEAADLKYGSISELLSALRARKVSASELLEHTIARIEALDGPINAIIVRDFDRARDAARAADAALGRGERLPLLGIPVTMKEPFNVAGLPTTWGFPHFRDFQPAEDALVVSRLKAAGAVIIGKTNIPIGLRDFQSYNEIYGTTNNPWDLGRSPGGSSGGSGAALAAGFGPLSIGSDIGGSIRVPAHFCGVFGHKPSLGLVPLRGYSLPPAPPVPGQGDLAVVGPMARTAADLALALDVIAGPDETRDGIGYRLALPAPRHDQLKDFRILVIDTHPLMPTGDAVRSAIGRLAERLERSGARIARASASLPDLADSARLYMKLLNAARSPRLTPGALAEAQGVAAALSPDDRSLQAERARGWGMIHREWLAMDAARLQLQQKWQLFFREFDSVVYPAAAVPAFPHDHSEPFDARQLDIDGKLHNYSDACFIWADPASTCGLPATAVPIERTPSGLPIGVQIIGPYLEDRTTIALAGLIEREFGGFVPPPALHSSK, encoded by the coding sequence ATGACCGCAGAGGCCGCTGACTTGAAGTACGGCTCGATCAGCGAATTGCTGAGCGCCCTGCGCGCGCGCAAGGTGTCGGCGTCGGAATTGCTCGAACACACGATTGCACGCATCGAGGCACTGGACGGACCGATCAACGCGATCATCGTTCGCGATTTCGATCGCGCCAGGGACGCCGCGCGCGCCGCCGATGCCGCGCTTGGCCGCGGCGAGCGGCTGCCGCTGCTCGGCATCCCCGTCACCATGAAAGAACCGTTCAACGTGGCCGGCCTGCCGACCACGTGGGGCTTTCCACACTTCAGGGATTTTCAACCGGCGGAAGATGCTCTCGTCGTCTCGCGGTTGAAGGCGGCGGGCGCCGTCATCATCGGCAAGACCAACATCCCGATCGGCTTGCGGGATTTCCAGAGCTACAACGAGATTTACGGGACAACGAACAATCCGTGGGATCTCGGCCGATCGCCCGGCGGCTCCTCGGGCGGATCGGGGGCGGCGCTGGCCGCCGGTTTCGGTCCGCTCTCGATCGGCTCGGATATCGGCGGCTCGATCCGGGTGCCTGCGCATTTCTGCGGCGTGTTCGGACACAAGCCGAGCCTCGGTCTGGTCCCGCTGCGCGGATATAGCCTGCCGCCGGCACCGCCCGTCCCCGGCCAGGGCGATCTCGCTGTCGTCGGACCGATGGCGCGCACTGCTGCGGACCTTGCGCTGGCGCTCGACGTGATCGCCGGCCCCGACGAGACGCGCGACGGGATAGGCTATCGCCTTGCACTGCCAGCCCCGCGCCATGACCAGCTCAAGGATTTCAGGATCCTCGTGATCGATACGCATCCGTTGATGCCGACGGGCGACGCGGTACGTTCCGCGATCGGACGGCTGGCCGAACGGCTCGAACGATCCGGCGCACGGATCGCACGCGCGAGCGCTTCGCTCCCCGATCTTGCCGACTCCGCGCGGCTCTATATGAAGCTGCTGAACGCCGCGCGAAGCCCGCGCCTGACACCGGGCGCCCTCGCCGAGGCGCAAGGCGTTGCCGCTGCTCTCTCGCCCGACGACCGCAGCCTGCAGGCCGAGCGAGCCCGCGGTTGGGGCATGATCCATCGCGAGTGGCTCGCGATGGATGCTGCCCGCCTGCAGTTGCAGCAGAAGTGGCAGCTCTTCTTCCGGGAGTTCGACTCGGTGGTCTACCCGGCTGCCGCCGTGCCGGCGTTCCCACACGATCATTCCGAGCCGTTCGACGCGCGGCAGCTCGACATCGATGGAAAGCTCCACAACTATTCCGATGCGTGCTTCATCTGGGCCGATCCCGCCTCGACCTGCGGATTGCCGGCGACCGCCGTTCCGATCGAGCGCACGCCGTCAGGCTTGCCGATCGGCGTCCAGATCATCGGGCCTTATCTGGAGGACCGCACCACAATTGCGCTGGCAGGGCTAATCGAGCGCGAGTTCGGCGGCTTCGTCCCGCCGCCGGCGCTCCACTCCTCAAAATGA
- a CDS encoding efflux RND transporter periplasmic adaptor subunit codes for MHPSQNSPRTGRFRRLLGGVAVVGALAVAGSIATGHYFRTAQATATAAAAEQAVPVTVALIEPKQTVLWDDFSGRLEAINRVELRPRVAGAILATNFTEGALVKAGDVLFKIDPAPYAAEVDKANAQLEAARARVVFTQSELERGAQLVGNAVVTRRDYDQRDNANREAIANVKAAEATLQTAKLNLDYTEVRAPVDGRVGKFEITVGNLVAAGTASPVLTSLVSVNPIYASFDADEEVVLRALNSIADASGQRGKLDQIPVEMTTSGGLSAKGHIQLIDNQVNGQSGTIRVRAVFRNEDGRLIPGQFARVRMGQPKQQSLVMIDERAIGTDQDKKFVMGVGDDSRAVYRPITLGGSVDGLRIVTTGLKPGDRIVVNGLQRVRPGALLKTEVAQMGARGPQQANNHSNQDVVQR; via the coding sequence ATGCATCCCTCGCAAAACTCCCCCCGCACCGGCCGTTTCCGCCGCCTTCTTGGCGGTGTCGCGGTCGTAGGCGCCCTCGCCGTCGCCGGCTCGATCGCGACCGGCCATTATTTTCGTACCGCGCAGGCGACCGCAACGGCCGCCGCAGCCGAGCAGGCCGTGCCCGTCACGGTCGCGCTGATCGAGCCAAAGCAGACCGTGCTGTGGGACGATTTCTCCGGCCGGCTCGAGGCCATCAACCGGGTCGAGCTTCGACCGCGGGTCGCGGGTGCGATCCTCGCGACCAACTTCACCGAAGGCGCGCTGGTGAAGGCCGGCGACGTGCTGTTCAAGATCGATCCGGCGCCTTACGCGGCCGAGGTCGACAAGGCCAACGCGCAGCTCGAGGCCGCCAGGGCCCGCGTGGTGTTCACCCAGAGCGAGCTCGAGCGCGGCGCGCAGCTGGTCGGCAACGCCGTGGTCACGCGGCGCGACTACGACCAGCGCGACAACGCCAATCGCGAAGCGATCGCCAACGTGAAGGCCGCCGAAGCAACGCTCCAGACGGCAAAGCTCAACCTCGACTACACCGAGGTGCGCGCGCCGGTGGATGGCCGCGTCGGCAAGTTCGAGATCACCGTCGGCAATCTCGTCGCCGCCGGCACCGCCTCCCCGGTGCTGACCTCGCTGGTCTCGGTCAACCCGATCTACGCCTCGTTCGACGCGGATGAAGAAGTGGTACTGCGTGCGCTGAACTCGATCGCGGATGCCTCCGGCCAGCGCGGCAAGCTCGACCAGATCCCGGTCGAGATGACGACCTCGGGCGGTCTTTCCGCCAAGGGCCACATCCAGCTCATCGACAACCAGGTCAACGGCCAGAGCGGCACCATCCGCGTCCGTGCGGTGTTCCGGAACGAGGACGGGCGTCTGATCCCCGGCCAGTTCGCCCGCGTGCGCATGGGCCAGCCGAAGCAGCAGTCGCTGGTGATGATCGACGAGCGCGCGATCGGCACCGACCAGGACAAGAAGTTCGTGATGGGGGTCGGTGACGACAGCCGCGCGGTCTACCGGCCGATCACGCTCGGCGGTTCGGTCGATGGCCTGCGTATCGTGACGACGGGGCTGAAGCCAGGCGACCGCATCGTGGTCAACGGCCTGCAACGCGTGCGTCCGGGCGCTCTCCTCAAGACGGAGGTCGCACAGATGGGCGCGCGTGGGCCACAGCAGGCAAACAACCACAGCAACCAGGACGTAGTGCAACGCTAG
- a CDS encoding TetR/AcrR family transcriptional regulator, producing the protein MGMGRPREFDAETALDQAMEVFWRHGYEGATIAELTEAMGINPPSLYACFGNKEGLLKAALDRYTKLRSIWMNEVVAAPTARDVAERMLMGIADRQTDPANPPGCLLVQGGIACGSGSENVPFELAARRAENEDQLRERFVRAKAEGDLKPTSDPAALARYVSAVSVGMGVMASSGSDREALRQVASVAVQAVEAQSVDRT; encoded by the coding sequence ATGGGCATGGGACGCCCCCGCGAATTCGACGCCGAAACGGCGTTGGACCAGGCGATGGAAGTGTTTTGGCGCCATGGCTATGAGGGCGCCACCATCGCCGAGCTGACCGAGGCCATGGGCATCAATCCGCCCAGCCTCTACGCCTGTTTCGGCAACAAGGAAGGCCTGCTCAAGGCCGCGCTCGATCGCTACACCAAACTGCGCAGTATCTGGATGAACGAGGTGGTAGCGGCTCCGACCGCCCGCGATGTCGCCGAACGAATGCTGATGGGCATCGCCGACAGGCAGACCGATCCCGCCAACCCGCCCGGCTGCCTGCTCGTGCAGGGTGGCATCGCCTGCGGCAGCGGCTCCGAGAATGTCCCCTTCGAGCTTGCCGCCCGCCGCGCCGAAAACGAAGACCAGCTCCGCGAGCGTTTTGTTCGCGCCAAGGCCGAAGGCGATCTCAAGCCGACCTCCGATCCCGCCGCACTGGCGCGCTACGTCTCCGCGGTGTCGGTCGGCATGGGCGTGATGGCGTCCTCGGGCTCGGACCGCGAGGCGCTGCGTCAGGTGGCGAGCGTGGCGGTGCAGGCGGTCGAGGCGCAGTCCGTCGACCGAACCTGA
- a CDS encoding helix-turn-helix transcriptional regulator gives MHGPRKLPDLVESIYDAGLDPSLWNNVVAGIRDFVGGQACGLFSKDSISKFGVTHYYCGADPHYIQLYSETHSKFDPLSVLPPQGEIVSIPDLVNFDEYRRGRFYQEWMQPQGCSDAANVVLDKSNASCPVMMTVLSGRRMVDPAMKQRLSLIVPHASRALLINRAITSQLTLATALADVLDNLVSGIFLLDVSCRVVHANSAGHALLAADDVVRTVAGQLVTSSTEANQTLREAFATGSDIALLAARGHAIPLLSPTGERYVAHVLPLSSVLRNGSEQVADAAGALLLRRVSLGGQSYGELIARTFDLTPAELRVFLSIVEVGGVPETAAALGIAETTTKTHLHRVFAKTGVSRQADLVKLAAGFSNPLVN, from the coding sequence ATGCACGGACCTCGGAAGCTGCCGGACCTGGTCGAGTCCATCTATGACGCCGGGCTCGATCCCTCGCTGTGGAACAACGTCGTCGCCGGCATCCGCGATTTCGTCGGCGGGCAGGCGTGCGGGCTGTTTTCCAAGGATTCGATCAGCAAATTCGGCGTCACGCATTACTACTGCGGCGCGGATCCGCACTACATCCAGCTCTATTCCGAGACCCACTCGAAGTTCGATCCGCTGAGCGTCCTGCCGCCGCAGGGCGAGATCGTCAGCATCCCCGATCTCGTCAATTTCGACGAATACCGCAGAGGGCGCTTTTACCAGGAATGGATGCAGCCGCAGGGCTGCAGCGACGCGGCCAACGTCGTGCTCGACAAGTCGAATGCGAGCTGCCCCGTGATGATGACGGTGCTGTCGGGCCGGCGCATGGTGGATCCCGCGATGAAGCAGCGGCTCTCGCTGATCGTGCCGCACGCCAGCCGCGCGCTTCTGATCAACCGTGCCATCACCTCGCAGCTGACCCTGGCGACCGCGCTGGCGGATGTCCTGGACAATCTGGTCTCCGGCATCTTCCTGCTCGATGTCTCCTGCCGCGTCGTGCATGCGAATTCCGCCGGGCACGCCCTGCTGGCGGCGGACGACGTGGTCCGAACCGTCGCCGGGCAACTCGTGACCAGCAGCACTGAGGCCAATCAGACCCTGCGTGAGGCATTTGCGACCGGCAGCGACATTGCCTTGCTTGCCGCAAGAGGCCACGCGATTCCGCTGCTGTCGCCCACCGGCGAGCGTTACGTCGCGCATGTTCTGCCGCTCTCGTCCGTGCTTCGCAATGGCAGCGAGCAGGTCGCCGACGCCGCCGGCGCGCTGCTGCTGCGCAGGGTGTCGCTCGGCGGCCAGTCCTATGGCGAGCTGATCGCGCGGACCTTCGATCTGACGCCGGCTGAACTGCGCGTGTTCTTGTCGATCGTCGAGGTCGGCGGCGTCCCGGAGACCGCGGCCGCGCTCGGAATTGCGGAAACAACCACGAAGACGCATCTGCATCGCGTCTTCGCCAAGACCGGCGTGTCCCGGCAGGCCGATCTCGTCAAGCTCGCCGCGGGATTCTCCAATCCGCTCGTGAACTGA
- a CDS encoding efflux RND transporter permease subunit codes for MNLSKFFIDRPIFAGVLSVLIFLAGLISLFAMPISEYPDVVPPSVLVRATYPGANPKVIAETVATPIEEQINGVEGMLYMSSQATTDGAMTLTVTFRLGTDPDKATQLVQNRVQQAEPRLPAVVRQLGIITKKSSPDLTMVVHLLSPNGRYDMTYLRNYAVLNVKDRLARIDGVGDVQLYGAGDYSMRVWVDPQKAAEHGLTASDIVKSIQAQNVEAAAGVVGSSPNVRGIDLQMSVNAEGRLANEDQFGDIVVKTGTRGEVVRLRDVARIELGASEYGLRSLLDNKQAVAIPIFQAPGSNALEISDHVRATMAEIKKNMPEGVSYQIVYDPTQFVRSSIEAVIHTLLEAIALVVLVVILFLQTWRASIIPLLAVPVSIVGTFAVMHLFGFSINALSLFGLVLAIGIVVDDAIVVVENVERNIEGGLSPRDATYQAMREVSGPIIAIAMVLIAVFVPLAFISGLTGQFYKQFALTIAISTVISAVNSLTLSPALSALLLKGHNEPKDRLTIIMEKSLGWFFRGFNKAFTRSSDNYSGTVTKVISGKAAVMGLYVVLVGLTALLFQQVPSGFVPGQDKQYLVGFSRLPDGAALDRTEEVIRKMSDIALTQPGVESSVAFPGLSIAGFTNSSNAGIVFSTLKPFDERKDPALSGNAIAADLNKKYAGIQEAFIAMFPPPPVNGLGTIGGFKLQIEDRAGLGYEALNEATKAFTAAMQKAPEIAGVFSSFQVNVPQLFADIDRTKALQLGVPVTEVFNTLQIYLGSYYVNDFNKFGRTYSVYVQADAPFRARADDIRQLKVRSSSGDMVPLSALLTIRQSAGPERAIRYNGFLSSDINAAAAPGFSSGQAQEVATRIAAETLPPGFAFEWTDLTYQEFIAGNSGLWVFPLAILLVFLVLAALYESLTLPLSIIMIVPMGLLAAMFGVWISKGDNNVFTQIGLIVLVGLSAKNAILIVEFARELEFAGRTPIRAAIEASRLRLRPILMTSMAFIMGVLPLVLSTGAGSEMRRAMGVAVFSGMIGVTVFGLFLTPVFYVLLRTVTGNKPLVHHGSDISAAPVQGLHHEGAGH; via the coding sequence ATGAATCTCTCGAAATTCTTCATCGATCGTCCGATTTTCGCCGGCGTGCTGTCGGTCCTGATCTTCCTCGCGGGGCTGATCTCGCTGTTCGCGATGCCGATCTCGGAATATCCCGACGTGGTGCCGCCCTCGGTGCTGGTGCGCGCGACCTATCCGGGCGCCAATCCCAAGGTGATCGCCGAGACGGTGGCAACGCCGATCGAGGAGCAGATCAACGGCGTCGAGGGCATGCTGTACATGTCGAGCCAGGCCACCACCGACGGCGCGATGACGCTGACGGTGACGTTCCGCCTTGGCACCGACCCCGACAAGGCGACGCAGCTGGTGCAGAACCGCGTGCAGCAGGCCGAACCGCGCCTGCCGGCCGTGGTGCGCCAGCTCGGCATCATCACCAAGAAGTCCTCGCCCGACCTCACCATGGTCGTGCATCTGCTGTCGCCCAACGGCCGCTACGACATGACGTACCTGCGCAACTACGCGGTGCTCAACGTCAAGGACCGGCTGGCGCGGATCGACGGCGTCGGGGACGTCCAGCTCTACGGCGCCGGTGACTATTCGATGCGGGTCTGGGTCGATCCGCAGAAGGCGGCCGAGCACGGCCTGACCGCGAGCGACATCGTCAAATCGATCCAGGCGCAGAACGTCGAGGCCGCCGCCGGCGTGGTCGGCTCCTCCCCGAACGTCAGGGGTATCGACCTGCAAATGTCCGTCAATGCGGAAGGACGCCTTGCGAACGAGGACCAGTTCGGCGACATCGTCGTCAAGACCGGCACGCGTGGTGAGGTGGTGCGGCTGCGCGACGTCGCACGCATCGAGCTCGGCGCCTCCGAATACGGCCTGCGCTCGCTGCTCGACAACAAACAGGCGGTGGCGATTCCGATCTTCCAGGCGCCTGGCTCCAACGCGCTGGAGATCTCCGACCACGTCCGCGCCACCATGGCGGAGATCAAGAAGAACATGCCGGAGGGCGTGTCGTACCAGATCGTCTACGATCCCACCCAGTTCGTGCGTTCCTCGATCGAAGCCGTCATCCATACGCTGCTGGAGGCGATCGCGCTGGTGGTGCTGGTCGTGATCCTGTTCCTCCAGACCTGGCGCGCTTCGATCATTCCCCTGCTGGCCGTGCCGGTGTCGATCGTCGGCACCTTCGCCGTGATGCATCTGTTCGGCTTCTCCATCAACGCGCTTAGCCTGTTCGGCCTGGTGCTCGCGATCGGCATCGTCGTCGACGACGCCATCGTCGTGGTCGAGAACGTGGAGCGCAACATCGAGGGCGGCCTGTCGCCGCGCGACGCCACCTATCAGGCCATGCGCGAAGTCTCCGGACCGATCATCGCCATCGCGATGGTCCTGATCGCGGTGTTCGTGCCGCTCGCCTTCATCTCCGGCCTCACCGGGCAGTTCTACAAGCAGTTCGCGCTGACGATCGCGATCTCGACCGTGATCTCCGCCGTCAACTCGCTGACCCTGTCGCCGGCGCTGTCGGCCCTGCTGCTCAAAGGACACAATGAGCCGAAGGACAGGCTGACGATCATCATGGAAAAGAGCCTTGGCTGGTTCTTCCGCGGCTTCAACAAGGCGTTCACGCGCTCGTCGGACAATTACAGCGGCACCGTCACCAAGGTGATCTCGGGCAAGGCGGCGGTGATGGGTCTCTATGTGGTGCTGGTCGGCCTCACCGCCCTTCTGTTCCAGCAGGTGCCGAGCGGTTTCGTGCCGGGCCAGGACAAGCAATATCTGGTCGGTTTCTCGCGCCTGCCCGATGGCGCCGCGCTCGACCGTACCGAAGAGGTGATCCGCAAGATGAGCGACATCGCGCTGACCCAGCCCGGTGTCGAGAGCTCGGTCGCGTTTCCGGGCCTGTCGATCGCCGGCTTCACCAACTCCTCCAACGCCGGCATCGTGTTCTCGACGTTGAAGCCGTTCGACGAGCGGAAGGATCCGGCCCTGAGCGGAAATGCCATCGCCGCCGACCTCAACAAGAAGTACGCCGGCATCCAGGAAGCCTTCATCGCCATGTTCCCGCCGCCGCCGGTCAACGGCCTCGGCACCATCGGAGGCTTCAAGCTTCAGATCGAGGACCGGGCCGGTCTCGGCTATGAGGCGCTGAACGAGGCGACCAAGGCATTTACGGCGGCGATGCAGAAGGCGCCGGAGATCGCCGGCGTGTTCTCGAGCTTCCAGGTCAACGTGCCCCAGCTGTTCGCCGACATCGACCGCACCAAGGCGCTGCAACTCGGCGTCCCCGTGACGGAGGTGTTCAACACGCTGCAGATCTATCTCGGCTCCTACTACGTCAACGACTTCAACAAGTTTGGCCGCACCTACTCCGTCTATGTCCAGGCCGACGCGCCGTTCCGCGCCCGCGCCGACGACATCAGGCAGTTGAAGGTGCGCTCGTCCTCGGGTGACATGGTGCCGTTGTCGGCGCTGCTCACGATCCGGCAGAGCGCGGGTCCTGAGCGGGCGATCCGCTACAACGGCTTCCTGTCCTCCGACATCAACGCGGCGGCTGCCCCCGGATTCTCCTCCGGCCAGGCGCAGGAAGTCGCGACGCGGATCGCGGCGGAGACGTTGCCGCCCGGCTTTGCCTTCGAATGGACCGACCTGACCTATCAGGAGTTCATCGCCGGCAATTCCGGCCTCTGGGTATTCCCGCTGGCGATCCTACTGGTGTTCCTGGTGCTGGCCGCGCTCTACGAGAGCCTGACCCTGCCGTTGTCGATCATCATGATCGTGCCGATGGGATTGTTGGCTGCGATGTTCGGCGTCTGGATCTCGAAGGGCGACAACAACGTCTTCACCCAGATCGGCCTGATCGTGCTGGTGGGCCTCTCCGCCAAGAACGCGATCCTGATCGTCGAATTCGCACGCGAGCTCGAATTCGCCGGGCGCACGCCGATCCGGGCCGCGATCGAGGCCAGCCGCCTGCGGCTACGCCCGATCCTGATGACGTCGATGGCGTTCATCATGGGCGTGCTGCCGCTGGTGCTCTCGACCGGCGCGGGCTCGGAGATGCGACGCGCCATGGGCGTCGCCGTGTTCTCCGGCATGATCGGCGTCACCGTGTTCGGCCTGTTCCTGACACCGGTGTTCTACGTGCTGCTGCGGACCGTCACCGGCAACAAGCCTCTGGTGCATCACGGCAGCGACATCAGCGCGGCCCCGGTCCAGGGCCTCCATCACGAGGGCGCGGGTCATTAG
- a CDS encoding helix-turn-helix transcriptional regulator, with product MPRPPRQSELIESIYDAGLHPELWSDVIVTLNAFIGSRACGLISKDPVSKSGATHYYCGVDPLYIQLYAETYARYDPLARLPKYGEVRNIPDLVNYDEYRRGRFYQEWLRPQGSVDVANVVLEQSKSPSPMLMTVIPGRDMLDAGQRARMQFLVPHVSRALLINRAIERKQRRAIALADVVDRLNAGVILLDASCRIVHSNPAADTLLGADDVLRSVAGRLVTRSTTANSALREIFRDADEVALASAAGRKISLMSQDGSHYIAHVIALPSLLREAAAERTSAVGALFVWKAELDGHSCAGVLDRTFELTPAELRVMQSIVDVGGVPETAVALGIAETTVKTHLHRVFAKTGVSRQADLVKLAAGFSNPLVH from the coding sequence ATGCCCCGACCTCCAAGACAGTCCGAGTTGATCGAGAGCATCTATGATGCCGGCCTCCATCCGGAGTTGTGGAGCGATGTCATCGTCACACTCAATGCGTTCATCGGCAGCCGCGCCTGCGGCCTGATTTCAAAGGACCCTGTCAGCAAATCCGGCGCCACGCATTATTACTGCGGCGTCGATCCGCTCTACATCCAGCTCTATGCCGAGACCTACGCCCGGTACGACCCGCTTGCCCGGCTTCCGAAATACGGCGAGGTGCGGAACATCCCCGATCTCGTGAACTACGACGAATATCGCCGTGGTCGCTTCTATCAGGAATGGTTGCGCCCCCAGGGCAGCGTCGATGTCGCCAACGTGGTGCTGGAGCAGTCGAAGTCACCCAGCCCGATGTTGATGACCGTGATTCCGGGCAGGGACATGCTCGATGCCGGGCAGCGGGCGCGCATGCAGTTCCTCGTTCCGCATGTCAGCCGCGCACTTCTGATCAACCGGGCGATCGAGCGCAAGCAGCGGCGGGCGATCGCGCTCGCCGATGTCGTTGACCGGCTCAATGCCGGCGTCATCCTGCTCGACGCCTCCTGCCGCATCGTCCACAGCAATCCGGCAGCGGACACGCTGCTCGGCGCCGATGATGTCCTGCGGTCCGTTGCGGGCCGGCTGGTGACGAGATCCACCACGGCGAATTCAGCCCTGCGCGAGATCTTCCGTGATGCAGACGAGGTTGCCCTGGCGTCAGCCGCGGGGCGGAAGATCTCGCTGATGTCGCAAGACGGTTCCCACTACATCGCGCACGTCATCGCGCTGCCGTCGCTGCTGCGTGAAGCCGCGGCCGAGCGCACGTCGGCGGTGGGCGCTTTGTTCGTCTGGAAGGCGGAACTCGACGGGCACTCCTGTGCCGGTGTCCTGGACCGCACGTTCGAACTGACGCCCGCGGAACTCAGGGTCATGCAGTCGATCGTCGACGTCGGCGGCGTGCCGGAGACGGCGGTCGCGCTCGGCATCGCCGAGACGACGGTGAAGACGCATCTGCATCGCGTGTTCGCCAAGACCGGCGTCTCGCGTCAGGCCGATCTCGTCAAGCTCGCCGCGGGATTCTCCAATCCGCTCGTGCACTGA
- a CDS encoding sulfite exporter TauE/SafE family protein — MPDITTSLLLSVAVFAGAFVSGLSGFAFSAVAGAILLRVFQPLEAVPLMMACSIGVQATNLWALRRSIRWEGSLLLIVGGLIGVPIAVSLLQSTDTHLLRRGFGVVVALYAAYMLLRPTLVTAGEAVGRHWVALIGFGGGLVGGLTAMPGAIPTIWCDMRGMPKSEQRGLVQPFIAAMQIFAIALLVGHQDLSSKVFVDLAISLPALFAGSALGVIAFHRVNETVFRKTVLVLLLLSGISLI; from the coding sequence GTGCCCGACATCACGACCAGCCTTCTGCTCAGCGTCGCCGTCTTTGCCGGAGCCTTCGTCTCCGGGCTCTCGGGCTTTGCCTTCTCGGCGGTGGCCGGCGCCATTCTGCTCCGCGTGTTTCAGCCGCTGGAGGCGGTGCCGCTGATGATGGCGTGCAGCATCGGCGTGCAGGCGACGAATCTGTGGGCGCTTCGGCGCAGCATCCGCTGGGAGGGCAGCCTGCTGCTGATCGTCGGCGGATTGATCGGCGTTCCCATCGCGGTATCGCTGTTGCAGAGCACGGATACGCATCTGCTGCGGCGTGGCTTCGGCGTCGTCGTCGCGCTCTATGCCGCCTACATGCTGCTGCGGCCAACGCTGGTCACGGCCGGCGAGGCCGTCGGCCGGCACTGGGTGGCGCTGATTGGATTCGGGGGAGGGCTGGTCGGCGGGCTCACCGCGATGCCTGGTGCGATCCCGACGATCTGGTGCGACATGCGCGGCATGCCCAAGAGCGAGCAACGCGGCCTGGTGCAGCCCTTTATCGCCGCGATGCAGATCTTCGCGATCGCACTCCTGGTCGGACACCAGGACCTGTCGTCGAAGGTCTTCGTCGACCTCGCGATCAGCCTGCCGGCGTTGTTTGCGGGCTCAGCGCTCGGCGTGATCGCCTTTCACCGGGTCAACGAGACGGTCTTTCGCAAGACCGTGCTCGTCCTGTTGTTGCTGTCGGGAATTTCCCTGATCTGA